The segment tgattatttaaattgtaataacAAAATGATGGCTGTTAAAGTTGAGCCCGGTGCATGCTGttctaatgataataataataatgaagttGATgagataaaatcaaaatttaaatttaaaaataatgttaagtGTAACAATAAGTGTTTCAATCTTGTTGACAAGTGGATTAATAAAGCTATTGTTCGAGTTCCAACTGGTGATAACTGGCACAATATCATACAAAGGGAAATTGCGTTGCTGAAAGTGAGGTACCcatttttgacagaaaaacagCTCAAAGGAAAAGCTCTTGTTAAATTTGGGATTCCATGTTTTATGGGAAATATTGTTAGGTATTTAaagatattatattttaatatgactaaatattttcatacggaAAGTAACAGAgatccaaaaaatttatttctatcaaTTCAGGGATGGGCAAAATaggatttaataaatactgagtatttaagtaaaatttgacttgaaatccaaattaattattggtacgtgtctaaaaaatacttatcctCAGAAACATAAAAAGTACTAAATAGTTTGTaacttagtattttttatgatttatctaTACTAAATACATTGTACTTGGTACTTGAAAGTTGTAGTAAGTACTAAAGACTATTgtactttttacttaaattttatataagtactaagcataattgtaattataacttataattgccacagtatttattaaaaaaaaaatttttacttattctatCACTACCAGAACTTTACATACGACGATTGagacttaaaattataatttttaaatatactattGCACTCCTAAGATTTTAATagtcaaatttattcattagatgatgtaaatatattattgtcaaATTTATACTGTTTAGTTCAAATAAGTGCACGCGTACGGTTTATGTTTCAGCTTCAAGCAGTAATCTAATCAATCGTTTTTATATACTTGTGCAAAAatgattatatgaaattttataacatcatttctttacgagttcttaaaaaaaaaaaaaaaacttttttctattgagataaaattttaaataaaaagttttattagagttaataaGTTGAATCGTTTCCATTTATTATTGGCTTAACTTCTATAGTCAATCTAAAAAATACtctcggagtttttaattattttttgttagaaaTACCAATGATCTAATACTTAAATGCAACTTATAATCTCAGTACAAATGTACTTAGTATTTGAACCGTTCTATGAGTACAAAAGTATtcttatttaattgaataatcaaATACTAAATACTATTGTATTTAGTACtaggaaaaattaaaagtatcaagtataaaagtatttgtaattagataataaataaaatactaagtaCTTCGGTATGTCGTATTTAGTACTTGTTCGAAATACTAAttacttacatatttttactctacaaaaaaaaaattattatctatcaaagtatttattacttaattagTACGTAAGATACAAATGTACTTAAGTATGCCCATCACTACTATCAATGATATGAATGTGAAAGAAGTTGacaatttatgatactgaagttagctgacgaccaataatttttggatttgtttttaaaccagaaattatttttaaaaaaatatttgaaaaaattgcacctatagtttattaaattttctacatgtgcatatttttatatttatttttttttttttattaagtcgttaaaataaagattcgaaaatttttaactgtctgctaacttcaggatcatgacaatttacaatttaaaaaaatttgaaatcagtgaattaaatgtaaatcgaataaattaaaaaaatgcgcatttataaaattttaaaatcagtgtgcttttttttcatttttacattttttattgctttattcgtttaattataatgaaaaatttgtctCATACCTGCTATGATCACACTCATTTTAATGATCCTTAAGTCAACTggcaattaacaattttctgtTAGTAAAtcatttgcaaaaaaaaaaaaactaaaaatatgcacgtgtagaaaattaacaaaactataagtgcaattttttttgataatttatcgttttaaaaagaaacagtaaaattattagacattaaataacttcagtatcataaaaaattgcaaatgaaaaattgcaaatattctttttacttttaaatatttgtctgatgtcagtattatttaattacacatttattatacttgtcaatcatatattttctatatcaATGAGGATAAATTATCGTGTCCAACCTCCGTAAAATTTAGCTttcataaaagttattttttaaacatttatgaatcaaaaactattaaaaaattctctctCGTcttctcattttatttttttagctgtacagtaaaattaaaaaaatatttttacgcaAAATATATAAGGGAGCTACAAGTAAGTAAAGGGCGGGAACTCTGGTATTTTATTCTTTGTCACTAATTTCCTGTCTTGTTATTTAGAAGAATAGAAAGTTGTCAGTAGGGACAGTAGATTGATATACTGAGAGTATATTgagagtaattaaatttatttttctaaaacttattatttttatttttatgtaatagGACAGGCGACAAGAAAGTCACAGGTGCACTCGCCAAGGAATTATTAAGAACtcgagtaaaaaattcaagagtTCCAGCAGCATTTAAAGCttctaataaagttttatctTGTGTTAAAAAACTTGATGTCCCTCACAGTCAAGTATCAACCATAGAAAATTATCTCGAGTCAAATTCTCATGATATAAAAGATTTAAAGACTGAAAACAAAATGTTTCAACAACTGAAGAGTGTTGatgataattcaaaattacgaAATCCATATCATTCAAATGATAAAGAAAATGATTGTCCAGATACACCAAGGAAGAAAAGAATTCACGGTTCTATTCACGTTCCATTGAGGACTTGTTATGATAACGATGACCCGCAAACAccgactaaaaaatttaaattagaacCGACAAAACCAGAAGACAGaagattattaaaatttgttactcAAGCTGCAAATGAAGTAATGGTCGATTCAGACACTGAGCCTGCCAAAAGTTTAATGAAACCGGATTGCTCACCCTCGCCATTGACAAAAGATTTGAtggaaagaattaaaaaaaatcctatgGTTTATATACGGGACAGAGATGCAAATAAAAGTGATTTGGATGGCGCTCCCTTGACGCAAGCAGATGAAAATGATGTCgagtcaaatttttacagtacaAACAACTTAAAAACTGACAACAAAATGTTGCAACCACTGAAGAGTgttgatgataatttaaaattacgaaatCCATATCATCCAGATGATAAAGAAAATGATTGTCCAGATACaccgagaaaaaaaagaattcacGGTTCTACCCACGTTCTATTGAATACTTGTTATGATAACGATGACCCGCAAACAccgactaaaaaatttaaattagaacCGACAAAACGAGATGACAGaagattattaaaatttgttactcAAGCTGCAAATGAAGTAATGGTCGATTCAGACACTGAGCCTGCCAAAAGTTTAATGAAACCAGATTGCTCACCCTCGCCATTGACAAAAGATTTGATGgaaagaattaaaaacaatccTATGGTTTATATATGGGACAGAGATGCAGATAAAAGTGATTTGGATGGCGCTCCCTTGACACAAGcagatgaaaatttgaacGCTGAGAAGAATGATGGGAATGAAGAAATATTGACAGTTGATTTAGAGTCGGCTTCATTAACGGAATCACTTGATTCGTCAGAATATCCTTGGCCAGCTGGTCAACGTTTGCGCGAGTCTATGTCTCTTGAAAAATTAGATTCAACTCATAAGTCATTTGAAAAACTCAGTCTAGAAGATGATTCTGATTTAATAACAATCTCACCCATTCGTAAAAACACTCAAGATTTTTTgagaatgaatttaaataataatgttgtAAGTCCCCTTACTCAAGATACTTTGTCAATAAAATTGTCTTCAAGTCTTGATCACGATTACGCTAAAGATGATGCCACTCAACTTGAGTCTTCTAGttcattaaattcattatttcctTATGATTCAcgaattttttctatgaaatctaACGACATCAACAGCGACAATGGAGGACAATCACCGTTGGACTTGAgtggaaaattaaaagatatggACAATATTTTCACACCACCTTCGCTTCCGAGCCAAGATATTAATTCAATACCGTCACAACTATTCCaagattcatttttaaaaaacagtttCAATGAGACTGAGTTTAGTGAAGATGAATTCAGTGAATATCCAGCTGATTCATCAAAGCAGTTTATGTTATCTGATTTATGCGATGAATTTAGCGAAGGCTGGAGAAAAGTTCCCTGCAATCGATCAGTTCTTCCGAGTACTGACATTCGTGAAGAAATGAATAGGATATCGATGGAAGAGATCAAACAGAACGTAACCCaaattattgattatcttTATGCTGATAGTGAtactgattaaaattatttatttatttttttattatttattttatcaaagtttttttattttttgagtttaaaatttctatattatttttttaatttataaacatgCCTATGCGTATAAATAATACGCAgtcagtatttattttaattttaacttttggAAAGCAAGACAAAATTGCTTTGATttacgattaaaaaatattaattagatattttttatgcatTTAAAATGGTCTTTATTcatttactttaaaatattttaaaaatattaaatactttttttataaaacaaatccAATACTTGGTAGTAGACTTGGGagttaagtaaattattttttgtataattttcattacaaaataataaatcctacgtaattatttaaattaatagtcaATAAGAGTAAATTTAAAGTGCGTTACATTAAAACCGCAATAAATTTTGTGATATTGACGtttgaaaaaatgtaaaacattaataaatttgtcataatatttaaaacatgaactttaatttaaattaaattaataaattatttttttttctttgatccAAATCCTGAGAATCCCATAATTGCTGCCATTTCATCACCACCACTACCAGCTTCTTCTTCATTAGCTTCttctattttacgttttttgtcttttcttttttcttttctgtactcttttattttttcttcctgaaaatatccaataaataattataataaatgaatttataagtaattaatttataaaataattgatacctcttcttttaattctttaaCTCGTTGCTCAAGATCATAATCTTTCTTCTTTTCTTCCAATTTCTTTTTGTTTACATTAAAACGTGCCTTCACTTGTTCCAGTGTCGATCTTTCAACTTTCATAGACATTCCCAAATTTCTTTGatctattttaaattcaaaattcaagtacattaattattaaacataaaattaatattaagagagTAATTGACATAAGAGAACTTACGTTTGGTTCCATTAATatgatccaaaaaattaatagaatcTTTGACCACACAATCGCAAACATTGCAGTAATatctgtaattaatttacaaaataaatttgaatatttaatttttaaaatttaaaattaaatatttacccgCCAGTTTGAGACGAaggtgtatttttattaatgacaaCACTTTTGCCAAGCTTTGATTCCAAATCAACTTTATAATCTCTCTGCTTAAGTAACTCTCGTTTTACTGCTGGTTGTTTAGGAATACCCAGTTCTTCCTCGGCAATCTCCTCTTGTAGACGTTGGAGAGCCATCCTCTCGTACTCTTCTCGATTCCATTTTCTTCGATGATCGTCTGGTCTTTgctatttaaacaaaaaaattaaattcattattaattcaaataatttaaataaataataaatttttatgagtgtaaatgtagcagacatcagacaaatttaaaattataaataaatagagtaaataattttaaaaataatgtttataaaaaatgcgcttattaatttttaaattttttaaatgcgcatttttttaaaattatattttattaattatatactctatttatttataattttaaaattgtctgatgtccGCTACAATCAcactcattaaattttttacgatcctaaagttagcagacaattaaaaatttttggactttttttcaacaattaaatttgaagaaaaaaaaaactaaaaatatgcacaagtagaaaatttaaaagactataagtgcaattttttgaaataatttttttttttataattatcgttcaaaaaaaatctaaaaattattagacgtcggctaacttcagcgtcatcatttttttagttttcaaaaattatgaattcttgaccacaaaatttttgaagataaCCTGAAAAATAAGTACTCTGttacaacaaataaaaaatttaattaccgtcattttattaattccttcaattatttattgaatggaaattttaataataatttattgtcacgataaaatatataagtaatttgACAAGTAATCAAATTACTTTACCAGGTGTCAGATATCACtgtctattttttaaaatcaaattattacaCTCAAGTTTTGCAggtataaaaattagtgttatttttattttttaaataaatttattttgtttgatcgaaagttaatttaaactccgatttgatttttaaaatttctaacaatCAACGCAAAAcaacaaaacaattttataagtcacatatatgtaaatagaatattaatgtgacatatttacaatttataacGTATCGATACTCGAACAAGCGcgagtatttaaaatatcgtttctttgtatttttttttttcaaatttcaaactcagaaaattaatttatgtaaataaataaaacaattttggGTTCcttctgttaaaaatttaaaaaactaaaaagattattgataataattcatgatcgatatataaaaaagtagtccaatatatatgtaaatatatggtCAGTCTCCATAAGTGGAAGCTGAGCTAACGCATCTTTTGTGCGCATGCAGTGTAgagaatttcaaataaaatatgagtGTCAATGTACtgataagtgaaaatttttcaatttttgaatacataaataaaatgtaagtagaataaaaattaaaaaatgtgtttttaAATCCGTACGCgcgttttttcaaattttattatttgcattaataagtttattttttttaaattcttaaattgtctcatgtctgctacattgacACTCATAATAAAATACAGGTGCTtcatgtatttaatttataaaaaaaattgtcatatattttcatttaaatacttttgtaaaaaaaaatcattaaataaacgAGATAAACACATcgataattaagaaattatcaagtttatgatgagtgtgaatgtagcagacatcagacaaagttaaaattatttatgaatagagtaaataattaataaaatacaattttttaaaattacgcatgtaaaaaatattcaaatttttaaaatcatttactctgtttaaaaatttcaaatttgtctgatgtctgctgcgCTTACACtcgttaattttttgatttctttttaaacgacaaattataaaaaaaaactatttgaaaaaattgcacctgtagtttttaaaattttctgcatgtgcattttttttaatcgatttgttgagaaaaaaatccgaaaattttcgattgtctgctgacttcaggatcatgcgTTGGTACACATGGAGTTCAAGAAGAAACTGCTGCCATCTAGACCACAAGTATTTGAAGACAACTTCAGgctgttttaaattaaattggttAGTTTATAGTAGTTATTCCATACATATTAATATACTTACATGTgtttaatacatttatatatatgttcacatgtattttaatttttttactccaaagtTTCAGACACATATAAAACGCATATCCATTGAGGATGTCACCGTGATGACACGGTCGCTAGTTCAGAAGCCTCGGAAATAACGGAGTCGAtccattaattttatgtccatattataatataatgcAATGTTAGTCAACACTGAATTAATACGGTAGCAATAATGCCAGGGTgagtgatttttaatttatattaataaataatttaaaaaaaaaaacgttgctTCGAAAATGTACAGTCGTGTGTTTACtccattaacatttaaattagtttGTGACTTagatatattatttaagatCTTTAAAtacttaactttttaaatggataataataatgtgcttagtaaaattataaaattgtattcgTGGCGTCATCGTTCAGTTTATTCTATTAAATAGTTTGTAACAAAAGCATCTACAAGTACATTGttatctatttaatttttttttcaagtggttgatattttttataagatatttattattattatttatttgtgtttTTATATAGATGTCAAACCACGCTAAGAACGACAGTATCCAACGGGGGAATGCCGTTGATTATGATAAGCAATTTCAGGAAGACTTGGAAAGAGCACAAGCTCTCAGTTTGGAGAGTTTGGCTCtggagaaatttaaaatgcaAAGACAGTTAGAAtgctctaataattttttacaaaataaatttactacacAACAGTGTAGTTATACAAATAGCGGTAATAATATTTCGGAAGTAGACAGTTCAGGTTCAGGTTCATCGTTggataagtaaatattattattattttaatatctaataacttatagatatatttgatatgataattgataaatgataataatttaaatcaccAGATTACAATTAAGAAGTCGACCAAGGCCGGGTGGAACGcaatcaaaaaattctccgaTAATAGCACCGCCACCAGTACCCTGTCGTCGCAATTCAACGACGACCGTTGGCCCAACATCATCCAATACAACTGACCTTATTAATTTCACCAGTCCCGTTAAATCAGAGTCTAGTTTAGACGAATATTGCAGTGGGACATCGACTGTACCGTCAGTGTCGCAGCCGTCAATTGAACCCAAGTGGGATACTCATCCTTCGCTTCTTAAAAGAACAACGAGAGTGTCCAGGAGCAACAGTTCTGCAGCAGCATATCAAACTCATGACTTTCGTTATCACTCACCTTCGCCAGGACCCCGGGCTTCTACGGCGCCTTGTACGCCTGGTACTCCGGGAATAAGTCCAGTTATAACCCAGACAGAGAGTGTCGGTGATGGTATACCTCAGgtaaatttatgtttatattatttattactaattattattgttttattatactAATATTGTATTCCAGCTGgcttggaatttttttaattttaaaaattatttcttcgCTCAGGTATCTCAAATCTAAAGCTTTTAATTACCACTCACAAgccttcaatttatttttatctttttacacTTAAACTTATCACTAGAGACAGGATTTTtactttgatttaaaaacaacaattaattattaatgctgtcaaattattgatattacggcggaaatattggtcgtataaaaaaatttttaaaataacaattgttcaaaatttaattttataaaaaaaatgtctcttataattttttcttagaactaataagaaagccgtaatttcaacattaagattttcgtaattaacacaaatttgaatcactcattatgaatcttaattttggaatcacggtgaaaatattggtcgtatcaaaaaatcataagagagattttttttataaaattaaatttcccacaacttttgtttgaaaacttttatgataaaaccaatattttcgccgtaatatcaaatattagaaccattcatttcaaaattaaggaaaaaatcttgtccctactTATCAGTAATTCTCATTGtagaatataattatttaggCTCAGTTTTATGAAACTCACACATAtctagtttaaattttttaaacgtcattggatttatttaaaatattttttaaaactatccatttttttttatagatccCACCATTGCCTATGAATTATCGTCCACCAGTAGGTGGTCCAGCGTGCGGGTCAACAAAGCCAATATTCCCAATAGATGATGGACAGctaaaagtattaaaagttattgaaaaaaaaccaaataatAATCTGATAGATCTGAGCGTATTTGAGAGTATAGAAGACAAGACAAATGTACGAGTGAGTGTACTTGAAGCATTTGATCCTTTACTTATAAAGACTGAAGAACCCAACAAAGAATTGAAACCATCAAAGGATGAATCTGTCAGTAAAGTTGATGGATCTCTTTACGACCCGTTCGATCCCTTTGACTACATGTACAGCACAAATGAAAGTGTTAATTCCGATCCGGTTTATGCTGCTGTAGAAAAAACGGCAATGTCGCCAACTGTGTCACCAGCGGCACCTCCACTGCCTCCAAGAAATTCATCTGCCTGGAATACAATAGAAAAACGACGGACTTCACTAGACCGACGACGAAAACGGCAGACTCGTTTGTACGAAAATATATCAGTTGTAAAAGCGCGCGGTTCGCTACAGGATTGTGATCTAAAAGCATTCCATCGTATGATCAAAGCCGTAAGAAGTGAGTTTCCGTTTAACGATCCGAGTACAAATATTGGTCATGTCATAAGTCCTATGATGGAGAATCTTTATCCAGATGGAACTAGTATAAAGTTAGTCGTTCATCCCCAATTATCAGACAATTCAGTTGATTCAGTACCGTCCATAACTTTTACTTGCAACGTTAGTTGTAGCGTCGAACACGTTATTCTTAATGTTGCTTGTTCATTAGAAGATAATAATATCGTTagtgttgaaaaatattgtctgAGAGTGTGGGGTCTAGCTGAATATTTAGCTCCCAACACAACGTTAGCGCAATATGAATACATTCATCAGTGTATTAAACTTGAAAAGGACATTGAATTGGCAATTATAACACGAGCGCAGATAAAAAGATCAATAGCACGATCGCTACAAGATGACAATAGAGATCAAGATTTAAAGCTTGAAGATATTCTTCCCAATGAACCTTTGGAGCCTATTTCTTATgacactttaattattttattggagactgttgaaaaagaaatggAACGTGTAGAAACAGCGGCAATTCAACTTGCATCACCTAATCATAGCTCTAGTCTTTTACCGCAATTGCAGCCCCGAGGTGTCGTACAGGCTGTCAAAGCTGTGTGTGCGTTGATGGGTAACATCGAGACCTATGAAATAACGGAAGCTGTTGATAATTTCGTCAACGCATGCTGTCAATTCTTACCCCAAATGCATACAACAAACATTGAATGCAAGAAACCTGAAATTCTTCACGAAGACGGCGATTACTCGGTCGTAACACTCAGGACAAAGTTTCCCGAAGTTCTGGGTTCTCATTGTCACAAAATACGCGACGCTATTCAAGACCTCGTTGAGACGTACTGTCATGCATTTCGCGTTGACTTTCAATTGAAACTACGCGGCGAGTATCTGACCAGTACTTTGGTCTCATCGGAAGTACTGGACACTGTACTAGTGCGCGTTGGATCTTTGCATCGACTACCGAATTCATGGAAACACGACGATTATATTGTAGCTGCTCAAATATTCCATGGAACTCGACCTGTTGGTAATCCTGTGCTCTCTGAGCCTATGactcttaatgttaatttttactcaagaATACTCTTCAATACCTGGTTAGAATTTCGTGGTATCAGCGTTTGTCAAGTACCCCGTGAAGCGAGACTAGTACTCGTTATTTACGGCCGCACGTTACAGCCAACTGAACACGAAGCCAATTCGTCGACTGAAGGATCAATGCAAAAAGAAGAGTTGGGATGGGGCGCAATACAATTTTTTGACTACGACGGAGTTATGAGCCAGggtaattttttcttgtcacTGTGGCCAGCTGCTGCTGACAAACGACTTGGTCCTGCACCAGCACCTGGTATACATCCTTACGGTGAAACAAATCCTATCATTGGATTAGAACTTCCTGATTACGGAGGACGAGTATTATTTCCTACCGAATTACGTGATCATGATGTAGAATCACTGGACATTAATTTACTGGATCAAAACACTAAAGAATTGCTGCTGGATATTTGTCAGCAGGACACTTTTTCTCGACCGCCAGTCGATGAACGAGAAATTCTATGGGAAAAACGTCACTATTTGCATGATATACCCGAGGCATTGCCAAAAGTTTTGCTGGCTGCTCACAGCTGGGACTGGGCATGTCTTCCAGATCTTCATGCTTCACTCAGAGTTTGGAGTCCACTGCCCCCCGTTCAAGCTCTCCAATTACTTCTGCCTTGTTTTCCAGATATCAAAGTACGAGAAATGGCAGTCGGTTGGATTCGCGAGCTCAGTAATGATGAACTTGTCGATTATCTTCCTCAGTTACTTCAAGCACTAAAACATGAAACATACGAGGCATCTCCTCTCGCCAGATTTTTACTAGAACGAGCCTTATTGTCACCACGCGTCGCCCATCATATTTACTGGCTTTTAACTCAATCACTTCCAGGACAAAGCCCTCAGGTACTAGtcgaatattttatcaataattattttttttttgttttataaaactaataaatttatttttgacagAATTCTGGTGAGACATCGCAAGAAGATGATAAAAGTATTAGTTTTACTCGGTACCAAAGAAGACTACAATTGATGCTTCGCGCACTGCTGGCAGTAATCGGCGAAGCCTTGAGAAATAGTTTTCTAACTCAAcaattattagttaaaaatttaaatgaaatcgcTGAGAATATCAAGACAACTAAAGAATCATTACGAATGGAAGCATTAAAATTGGGATtgcaaaatattaattgtcaGTTAGCTGAAGATGAGGGCACGTGCTTACCATTGTCGCCAAGTAGACAAGTATTTggtataaatattcaaacttGTTCATACTTTCCATCGTTTACATTACCATTGAAAATAAGTTTCGTCAGTTGTGACAACGTCATTAGCCCGGCTATTTTTAAAGTTGGAGATGACTTGCAACAAGATATGCTTACTCTCCAGATGGTAAGAATAATGGATAAATTATGGCTCAAAGAGGgtttggatttaaaaatggTCACATTTGCTTGCGTACCAACTGGTAATAAACGCGGTATGATTGAAATGGTAACGAATGCCGAAACATTGAGAAAAATTCAAGTTGAATTTGGTCTTACGGGTTCATTTAAAGACAGACCTATTGCTGAATGGCTCGCAAAACATAATCCGTCTGAATTAGAGTACGAGAGAgctgttgaaaattttacagcttCATGTGCGGGTTACAGTGTTGCTACTTACATTCTAGGAATTTGTGATCGTCACAATGATAATATTATGCTAAAAACATCTGGCCACTTGTTTCATATTGACTTCGGAAAGTTTTTAGGTGACGCTCAGATGTTTGGTAATTTTaagaggtaatttttttatttttaaaccaagTTTACTTGGGGCGTGTTCAGAAAAACACGAgatcgataaatatttaaatagaacGTGAGTAACGGGAAAGGCACGTGGCTTCATTAAAACTAGAGGAACGAATGAATACCTGATACTCCATTTAAATTCTCTTCTGGTTCAACCAGATAATATTTGTGAACGTACAAGTTGAATCTTTTTTCTCCAGACTGAATTTCTGGACATGCCCTGGCTTTGCAACATCTCCagtagcacagagacaacttcaaagcgatc is part of the Microplitis mediator isolate UGA2020A chromosome 11, iyMicMedi2.1, whole genome shotgun sequence genome and harbors:
- the LOC130677511 gene encoding uncharacterized protein LOC130677511; protein product: MNGDYLNCNNKMMAVKVEPGACCSNDNNNNEVDEIKSKFKFKNNVKCNNKCFNLVDKWINKAIVRVPTGDNWHNIIQREIALLKVRYPFLTEKQLKGKALVKFGIPCFMGNIVRTGDKKVTGALAKELLRTRVKNSRVPAAFKASNKVLSCVKKLDVPHSQVSTIENYLESNSHDIKDLKTENKMFQQLKSVDDNSKLRNPYHSNDKENDCPDTPRKKRIHGSIHVPLRTCYDNDDPQTPTKKFKLEPTKPEDRRLLKFVTQAANEVMVDSDTEPAKSLMKPDCSPSPLTKDLMERIKKNPMVYIRDRDANKSDLDGAPLTQADENDVESNFYSTNNLKTDNKMLQPLKSVDDNLKLRNPYHPDDKENDCPDTPRKKRIHGSTHVLLNTCYDNDDPQTPTKKFKLEPTKRDDRRLLKFVTQAANEVMVDSDTEPAKSLMKPDCSPSPLTKDLMERIKNNPMVYIWDRDADKSDLDGAPLTQADENLNAEKNDGNEEILTVDLESASLTESLDSSEYPWPAGQRLRESMSLEKLDSTHKSFEKLSLEDDSDLITISPIRKNTQDFLRMNLNNNVVSPLTQDTLSIKLSSSLDHDYAKDDATQLESSSSLNSLFPYDSRIFSMKSNDINSDNGGQSPLDLSGKLKDMDNIFTPPSLPSQDINSIPSQLFQDSFLKNSFNETEFSEDEFSEYPADSSKQFMLSDLCDEFSEGWRKVPCNRSVLPSTDIREEMNRISMEEIKQNVTQIIDYLYADSDTD
- the LOC130677515 gene encoding zinc finger matrin-type protein 2-like gives rise to the protein MTQRPDDHRRKWNREEYERMALQRLQEEIAEEELGIPKQPAVKRELLKQRDYKVDLESKLGKSVVINKNTPSSQTGGYYCNVCDCVVKDSINFLDHINGTKHQRNLGMSMKVERSTLEQVKARFNVNKKKLEEKKKDYDLEQRVKELKEEEEKIKEYRKEKRKDKKRKIEEANEEEAGSGGDEMAAIMGFSGFGSKKKK